A stretch of Myxococcus hansupus DNA encodes these proteins:
- a CDS encoding helix-turn-helix transcriptional regulator, with translation MDPLKATHLEFPAWTFLTNHAHVLLCIAADPEVRLRDVAMRVGITERAVQRIVSDLEEGGYLQREREGRRNHYTVRGDQPLRHPVECHRSVASLIALVGCVEAPPPAAPSKAVRPRR, from the coding sequence ATGGATCCCTTGAAAGCGACTCATCTGGAATTTCCCGCGTGGACGTTCCTCACCAACCACGCACACGTCCTGCTGTGCATCGCGGCCGACCCCGAGGTGCGCCTGCGGGACGTGGCGATGCGCGTGGGAATAACGGAGCGCGCGGTGCAGCGCATCGTTAGCGACCTGGAAGAAGGCGGTTATCTCCAGCGGGAGCGCGAGGGGCGACGCAACCATTACACGGTGCGCGGCGACCAACCCCTGCGCCACCCGGTGGAATGTCACAGGAGCGTGGCGTCGCTCATCGCGCTCGTGGGCTGCGTGGAGGCTCCGCCCCCCGCCGCGCCGAGCAAGGCCGTCCGCCCGAGACGCTGA
- a CDS encoding TolC family protein, giving the protein MTRASLRAVLLASLVAAPAQAREEGEAPLSLEEVLDSVERHYPVIEAARRDVEAAGAELLAAQGGFDPALRGRVVSTPIGGYPYTRVESVVEQPTSLWGANLFAGWRLGTGDFPVYAEGYETNALGEVRAGVSVPLLRNGPIDRRRAAMARAELGTDAAAFGVEQARLESSRTATWRYWEWVAAGRRYAVAQDLLRMAQARNAQLIERVESGDLANFEHVDNQRAVVQREGQVVAADRLLQQSAMELSLFVRDAEGAPVLPQPAWLPEGFPIPVAAEEAVGPLAIEDVLDRRPDVQRLELTRQQQRVEHRLARNQRAPAVDVSVAAAKDFGEGSPKKGKPELEVGLLLDIPTFNRAATGRERQVAAGLARLEAQLRLQKDRARVEVRDALSALEASRERVAVARRELTLAREIERSERTRFELGESTLLFVNLREQTAAEAAVREVDALTDYHKAVASLRAAAVLPVAVR; this is encoded by the coding sequence ATGACGCGGGCGAGTCTGCGCGCCGTGCTGCTGGCCAGCCTGGTGGCTGCGCCGGCACAGGCGCGCGAGGAGGGCGAAGCGCCGCTGTCCCTGGAGGAGGTCCTGGATTCGGTGGAGCGTCACTACCCCGTCATCGAGGCGGCACGACGGGACGTGGAGGCGGCGGGCGCGGAGCTGCTGGCGGCGCAGGGCGGGTTCGATCCGGCGTTGCGAGGCCGGGTGGTGAGCACGCCGATTGGCGGCTACCCGTACACCCGCGTCGAAAGCGTGGTGGAGCAGCCCACGTCCTTGTGGGGTGCCAACCTCTTCGCCGGTTGGCGCCTGGGCACCGGCGACTTCCCCGTCTACGCGGAGGGGTATGAGACGAATGCGTTGGGCGAGGTGCGCGCGGGCGTCAGCGTGCCGCTGTTGCGCAACGGACCCATCGACCGGCGCCGGGCCGCCATGGCACGCGCGGAGCTGGGCACCGACGCCGCCGCGTTCGGCGTGGAGCAAGCGCGGCTGGAGTCGTCGCGCACGGCGACGTGGCGCTACTGGGAGTGGGTGGCCGCCGGCCGCCGGTACGCCGTCGCCCAGGATTTGCTGCGCATGGCGCAGGCCCGGAATGCGCAGCTCATCGAGCGTGTGGAGAGCGGCGACCTGGCCAACTTCGAGCACGTGGACAACCAGCGGGCCGTGGTTCAGCGCGAGGGTCAGGTGGTGGCCGCCGATCGGCTGCTCCAGCAGAGCGCCATGGAGCTGTCCCTCTTCGTTCGCGACGCGGAGGGCGCGCCCGTGCTGCCACAGCCGGCGTGGCTGCCGGAGGGCTTCCCCATCCCCGTGGCCGCGGAGGAGGCGGTGGGGCCGCTGGCCATCGAGGACGTGCTGGATCGCCGGCCGGACGTGCAGCGCTTGGAGCTCACGCGTCAGCAGCAGCGCGTGGAGCACCGGCTGGCTCGCAACCAGCGCGCCCCCGCCGTGGATGTGAGCGTGGCGGCCGCGAAGGACTTTGGCGAGGGCAGCCCGAAGAAGGGCAAGCCGGAGCTGGAGGTGGGGCTCTTGCTGGACATCCCCACCTTCAACCGGGCCGCCACGGGCCGCGAGCGGCAGGTGGCGGCGGGCCTGGCCCGGTTGGAGGCCCAGCTTCGCTTGCAGAAGGACCGGGCCCGGGTGGAGGTCCGCGATGCGCTGTCCGCGCTGGAGGCGTCGCGGGAGCGCGTCGCGGTGGCGCGCCGTGAGCTGACGCTCGCGCGCGAAATCGAGCGGTCCGAGCGCACCCGTTTCGAGCTGGGTGAGAGCACGCTCCTCTTCGTCAACCTGCGCGAGCAGACCGCCGCCGAGGCCGCCGTGCGCGAGGTGGATGCACTCACGGACTACCACAAGGCCGTGGCCAGCCTGCGGGCCGCGGCGGTTCTCCCGGTGGCGGTGCGCTGA
- a CDS encoding alkaline phosphatase family protein, with protein MAAPIRHVFVLMMENRSFDHMLGFSGITGTDAVTGQQTRLAGLRGDEFNTYSGVPYPVTSPAHNTMPVGPHHDFADVLLQLTGIDVTAPGGHKPLPDSNYPPSPSQASSTAMSPPRRRPRLAISTLAN; from the coding sequence ATGGCCGCTCCCATTCGACACGTCTTCGTCTTGATGATGGAGAACCGTTCCTTCGACCACATGCTCGGCTTCTCTGGCATCACGGGTACTGACGCGGTGACCGGCCAGCAGACGCGGCTCGCCGGACTGAGGGGTGACGAGTTCAATACCTACAGCGGCGTCCCGTACCCGGTGACGAGCCCGGCACACAACACGATGCCCGTGGGCCCCCATCACGACTTCGCGGATGTGCTCTTGCAGCTCACGGGGATTGATGTGACCGCACCGGGTGGCCACAAACCACTCCCTGATTCCAACTATCCCCCATCACCCAGTCAGGCTTCGTCGACAGCTATGTCGCCGCCGCGAAGGAGGCCCAGGTTGGCGATATCGACCCTGGCGAACTGA
- a CDS encoding alpha/beta fold hydrolase produces MTAGSTLARALVAIVILPALALAVPRTGTPRPPGPSPRYTVEQFMETTAVRGASFSSDEQRVLYSSNETGVFNVFSVPVAGGKPVQLTRSLQDATFAVGYFPTDDRVLFTRDSGGNELPHLYVRTSAGQEQDLTPGDKHHASFFGWSQDGGAFYVLSNERDARVQDLYRYDAKTYARSLIYAGDGEHVLSAISPDEKWLALEKSRTLSDSDVFLLELATQQRQQLTAHTGSAHWKAATFDPSSSSLYLLTNEGSEFIRVERHVLATGKREQVEALNWDVLSTAFSRRGTWRVTRVNEDGRTTLRVHDVKTGKRVSLPGIPEGALSDVTLSRDEKRMAFHVDGDRAPGSLYVYDLETKKATRLTNTLGRTLNPQVLVESERVRFKSFDGLEIPALLYKPHQATAKQRAPAIVFVHGGPGGQSSKGYSSFFQTLVHHGYVVLAVNNRGSEGYGKSFFAADDQQHGKAPLQDCVEAKKYLTGLPYVDGARVGILGPSYGGYMVLAALAFHPDVFAVGVDAFGISDWLSALKALPPHKEALREALYQELGNPQTQEAMLRDISPLFHAEKIRKPLLVIQGANDPRVPKASTDALVETIRKNGVPIDYFVLPNDGHGFSSTKSEAETTLKILSFLDQHLRRRQ; encoded by the coding sequence ATGACTGCTGGGTCCACACTCGCGCGCGCCCTCGTCGCCATCGTGATCCTTCCCGCACTGGCGCTGGCCGTCCCGCGCACCGGAACGCCCCGGCCACCCGGGCCATCGCCGCGCTACACCGTCGAGCAGTTCATGGAGACGACCGCCGTGCGTGGCGCGTCCTTCTCCTCGGACGAGCAGCGGGTGCTGTACTCATCGAACGAGACCGGCGTCTTCAACGTCTTCTCCGTGCCGGTCGCGGGTGGCAAACCCGTGCAGCTCACCCGCTCCCTCCAGGACGCGACCTTCGCCGTCGGCTATTTCCCCACCGATGACCGCGTCCTCTTCACACGCGATTCGGGAGGCAACGAGCTCCCCCACCTCTACGTGCGCACGTCAGCCGGACAGGAGCAGGACCTCACCCCGGGCGACAAACATCACGCGTCCTTCTTCGGCTGGAGCCAGGACGGCGGCGCCTTCTACGTCCTCTCCAATGAGCGCGACGCACGCGTCCAGGACCTCTACCGCTACGATGCGAAGACCTATGCCCGCTCACTGATCTACGCAGGCGATGGCGAGCACGTACTCAGCGCCATCTCTCCCGATGAGAAGTGGTTGGCACTGGAGAAGTCACGGACGCTGTCCGACAGCGACGTGTTCCTCCTGGAGCTCGCCACCCAGCAGCGACAGCAGCTCACCGCGCATACGGGCTCGGCCCATTGGAAGGCGGCGACCTTCGACCCGTCGTCCTCCTCGCTGTACCTGCTCACCAACGAAGGCTCCGAGTTCATCCGCGTGGAGCGCCACGTGCTCGCCACCGGGAAGCGCGAGCAGGTGGAGGCACTGAACTGGGATGTGCTGTCCACAGCGTTCTCGCGGCGTGGCACGTGGCGCGTCACCCGCGTCAACGAAGACGGCCGCACCACGCTCCGGGTCCACGACGTCAAGACGGGCAAACGCGTGTCCCTGCCAGGGATTCCGGAAGGAGCCCTCTCCGACGTGACGCTGTCCCGCGACGAGAAGCGGATGGCCTTCCACGTTGACGGGGACCGCGCTCCCGGCAGTCTGTACGTCTATGACCTCGAGACGAAGAAGGCCACCCGGCTGACGAACACACTGGGGCGGACGCTGAATCCCCAGGTCCTGGTGGAGTCGGAGCGGGTGCGCTTCAAGTCCTTCGACGGGCTGGAGATTCCAGCGCTCCTCTACAAGCCCCATCAGGCCACCGCGAAGCAGCGCGCCCCCGCCATCGTCTTCGTCCATGGTGGACCGGGAGGACAGTCCTCCAAGGGCTACAGCAGCTTCTTCCAGACCCTCGTCCACCACGGCTACGTGGTGCTCGCCGTCAACAACCGGGGCAGCGAGGGCTACGGCAAGTCGTTCTTCGCGGCGGATGACCAGCAACATGGCAAGGCGCCGCTCCAGGACTGCGTCGAGGCGAAGAAGTACCTGACCGGCCTGCCCTACGTGGACGGCGCTCGCGTGGGCATCCTGGGCCCCAGCTACGGCGGCTACATGGTGCTCGCCGCGCTGGCGTTCCACCCCGACGTCTTCGCCGTGGGCGTGGATGCGTTCGGCATCTCCGACTGGCTGAGCGCCCTGAAAGCGCTGCCGCCCCACAAGGAGGCCCTGCGCGAGGCGCTCTACCAGGAACTGGGCAACCCCCAGACGCAGGAGGCGATGCTTCGAGACATCTCCCCGCTGTTCCACGCGGAGAAGATTCGCAAGCCCCTGCTCGTCATCCAAGGCGCCAATGATCCACGCGTTCCCAAGGCCAGCACCGACGCGCTCGTCGAGACCATCAGAAAGAACGGCGTGCCCATCGACTACTTCGTCCTCCCCAATGATGGGCATGGCTTCAGCAGCACGAAGAGCGAGGCGGAGACCACCTTGAAAATCCTCTCCTTCCTGGACCAGCACCTGCGACGGCGGCAGTAA
- a CDS encoding IPT/TIG domain-containing protein, translated as MAGNLQSLHEEGELAGEDVGLNQNLNALYHRHIPNMGGLLWVRLRNDPRVHQVLDITSQRGPQSDPNNYICDLLQGIPGGRWFHYTGNQVAHAAAITNSFAQGPAIDAAVAATPQLQAVYPARGSTTGGTSLTLYGNDLGQVETVLLGGQVVAPSAVTARWVTVDTPPHAMGAVDVEVRTADGNSSRMPDAFVFEALALHRVWPVQAGVDGLDRIYLHGTGFRDGHVSVHIDNVSMAQFEVLSPSLIAVFTQAHAQGQVAVSVTDTGTLGVVRLPNALQFVP; from the coding sequence GTGGCCGGCAACCTGCAGTCCCTCCATGAGGAAGGTGAGCTGGCGGGTGAGGACGTGGGGCTCAACCAGAACCTCAACGCGCTCTACCACCGCCACATCCCCAACATGGGCGGACTGCTCTGGGTACGCCTGCGCAACGACCCGCGAGTTCACCAGGTGCTGGACATCACCTCTCAGCGCGGTCCGCAGTCGGACCCGAACAACTACATCTGCGATCTGCTGCAGGGGATTCCAGGGGGGCGTTGGTTCCATTACACGGGCAACCAAGTCGCCCACGCCGCGGCCATCACGAACAGCTTCGCCCAGGGGCCTGCCATCGACGCCGCCGTGGCGGCGACCCCTCAACTGCAGGCTGTCTACCCCGCGAGAGGCTCCACGACAGGTGGGACGTCACTCACGCTCTACGGTAATGACCTGGGGCAGGTGGAGACCGTGCTGCTGGGGGGGCAGGTGGTGGCCCCGAGCGCCGTCACCGCCCGATGGGTGACCGTGGACACGCCCCCCCATGCCATGGGCGCGGTGGATGTCGAGGTGCGCACCGCGGATGGGAACAGTTCGCGGATGCCCGATGCATTCGTCTTCGAGGCCCTGGCGCTCCACCGTGTCTGGCCCGTGCAAGCTGGCGTGGATGGCTTGGATCGAATCTACCTGCACGGCACGGGCTTCCGGGATGGGCATGTCTCGGTTCACATCGACAATGTCTCGATGGCTCAGTTCGAGGTCCTCAGCCCGAGCCTCATCGCGGTCTTCACCCAGGCGCACGCCCAGGGGCAGGTGGCGGTGAGCGTCACCGACACCGGAACCCTCGGCGTGGTGCGCCTCCCGAATGCGCTCCAGTTCGTGCCCTGA
- a CDS encoding DUF4291 domain-containing protein → MSAQREVRAHFDRTSIVMYQAYPDAIADVAVARQKFGPPFSTGRMTWIKPSFLWLMHRSNWGRKSGQERTLAVRIQRSGWETALGHGVLTAYEPKAHGSPAAWRAAFDTAPVHVQWDPERTLRGAGLPHDSIQVGLGRAIIERFVEDWIVSITDLTPLVQKLRKHLDTGRAEQASRLLPPETVYPVPAELVRRLGM, encoded by the coding sequence ATGAGCGCGCAGCGGGAGGTCCGTGCCCACTTCGACCGGACCTCCATCGTGATGTATCAGGCGTATCCGGACGCCATCGCGGATGTGGCCGTGGCGCGGCAGAAGTTCGGTCCGCCCTTCTCCACCGGTCGCATGACCTGGATAAAACCCAGCTTCCTGTGGCTCATGCACCGCTCCAACTGGGGCCGCAAAAGCGGACAGGAGCGCACGCTGGCGGTGCGCATCCAGCGCAGTGGCTGGGAAACCGCCTTGGGGCACGGAGTCCTCACCGCCTATGAGCCGAAGGCCCACGGCTCCCCGGCAGCGTGGCGCGCGGCCTTCGACACCGCGCCCGTCCATGTCCAGTGGGACCCCGAGCGCACCCTGCGTGGCGCGGGCCTGCCCCATGACAGCATCCAGGTGGGGCTGGGCCGCGCCATCATCGAACGCTTCGTGGAGGACTGGATTGTCTCCATCACGGACTTGACGCCGCTCGTGCAGAAGCTGCGCAAGCACCTGGACACCGGCCGCGCGGAGCAAGCCTCACGGCTCCTGCCC
- a CDS encoding alkaline phosphatase family protein, which yields MTQSGFVDSYVAAAKEAQVGDIDPGELMKCYAPEQLPVLTALAREFAVCDQWFSSLPGPTWPNRFFVNAASAGGLDHSPSMTEIVEWEANLEGGFRFEGGTLFTQPQLSWAVYSAGGLCITQAMQGVRSHDIRPFDRFASDLQERPVAQYTFIEPNYGDVVNDSYAGGNSQHPRDDVRKGELLIKATYEAIRNSPVWNESLLIVTWDEHGGFYDHVTPPPAPSPGDARVMPAAVNKYGFTFQQYGVRVPAVVVSPWIARNVIDHRLYDHASVPATVESLFGLAPMTQRDANANSVAPLATLASPRTDCPERLQVPADFAGAPAPEQQPLKRPAPTDSVSEGHLPSFLHLAMRTDLELSQPTERQAILARVKAIQTRAEAEQYMRDVSQRLDAFRAGSATKP from the coding sequence ATCACCCAGTCAGGCTTCGTCGACAGCTATGTCGCCGCCGCGAAGGAGGCCCAGGTTGGCGATATCGACCCTGGCGAACTGATGAAGTGCTACGCCCCCGAGCAGCTCCCGGTACTCACGGCGCTCGCGCGGGAGTTCGCCGTGTGTGACCAGTGGTTCTCATCTCTTCCGGGCCCCACCTGGCCCAACCGGTTCTTCGTGAACGCCGCATCGGCCGGCGGCCTCGACCACAGCCCCAGCATGACGGAGATCGTCGAATGGGAGGCGAACCTGGAAGGAGGCTTCAGATTCGAGGGCGGCACGCTCTTCACCCAACCCCAGTTGTCGTGGGCGGTCTACTCGGCGGGAGGACTCTGCATCACCCAGGCCATGCAGGGTGTCCGCTCGCACGACATCCGCCCGTTCGACCGCTTCGCGAGTGATCTCCAGGAGCGCCCCGTCGCCCAGTACACCTTCATCGAGCCGAACTACGGCGACGTGGTGAATGACTCATACGCCGGTGGCAATTCGCAGCATCCACGGGACGATGTCCGCAAGGGCGAGCTGCTCATCAAGGCCACCTATGAGGCCATCCGCAACTCGCCCGTCTGGAACGAAAGCCTGCTCATCGTCACCTGGGACGAGCACGGCGGCTTCTACGACCACGTGACGCCGCCCCCTGCCCCGTCCCCTGGCGACGCGCGGGTGATGCCCGCGGCCGTCAACAAGTATGGGTTCACCTTCCAGCAGTACGGCGTCCGGGTCCCCGCGGTCGTCGTCTCGCCGTGGATCGCCAGGAATGTCATTGACCATCGGCTGTACGACCACGCCTCGGTCCCCGCGACGGTCGAGTCCCTCTTCGGCCTCGCGCCGATGACCCAGCGCGACGCGAACGCGAACAGTGTGGCGCCGCTCGCGACCTTGGCCAGTCCAAGGACGGATTGCCCCGAACGCCTCCAAGTGCCGGCGGATTTCGCCGGTGCGCCGGCCCCCGAACAGCAGCCCCTGAAGCGCCCCGCACCGACCGATTCAGTGAGCGAAGGCCACCTGCCTTCCTTCCTGCACCTCGCGATGCGCACCGACCTGGAGCTGTCGCAACCCACGGAGCGACAGGCGATCCTCGCACGAGTGAAGGCGATTCAAACGCGCGCGGAGGCGGAGCAATACATGCGGGACGTCAGTCAGCGGCTCGACGCCTTCCGCGCGGGAAGCGCGACGAAACCGTAG
- a CDS encoding HlyD family secretion protein, producing the protein MSATSLKPSMVSERAERAALSLVRPPRAAHVLARVLVAMVGALVLLAFAPWQQTSVGYGRVVAFTPVERQQFVHAPIEGRVIRWEVREGSRVKKGDLLAELSDNDPQLMSRLELERDALLQRLEAARARAEALESRAEQLSGSRTLATSAAEARVAMARDRRLAAERALEATEAAHRTATLNLGRQKRLAEGGLTATRALELAELEEVRAGTEVARAQVALSAARSEEAALRADQGRVGNDVGASVADARASRSSALAEIASVQAELARMEVRLARQRTQEVRAPMDATVLRLVGGLTGMMLKAGDPLVVLVPDTESRAVELWMEGNDVPLLAEDRTVRLQFEGWPAVQFSGWPSVAVGTFGGKVALIDSTDDGKGKFRILVVPEEGSDPWPSGTYLRQGVRVNGWVFLNQVTVGFELWRRFNGFPPVVGTSEPTQGEKEDKG; encoded by the coding sequence ATGTCCGCGACATCCTTGAAGCCCTCGATGGTGAGCGAGCGCGCCGAGCGCGCCGCGCTCTCCCTGGTGCGTCCCCCTCGGGCTGCCCATGTGCTCGCGCGCGTGCTGGTGGCCATGGTGGGCGCGCTGGTGCTGCTCGCCTTCGCGCCCTGGCAGCAGACCTCGGTTGGCTACGGCCGCGTGGTGGCCTTCACCCCGGTGGAGCGGCAGCAGTTCGTGCATGCCCCCATCGAGGGTCGCGTGATTCGCTGGGAGGTGCGCGAGGGCAGCCGCGTGAAGAAGGGCGACCTGCTGGCGGAGCTGTCCGACAACGATCCACAGCTCATGTCGCGGCTGGAGTTGGAGCGCGATGCGCTGTTGCAGCGGCTGGAGGCGGCGCGCGCGCGCGCGGAGGCGCTGGAGTCGCGCGCGGAGCAGCTCTCCGGTTCGCGCACCCTGGCCACGTCCGCGGCGGAGGCACGGGTCGCCATGGCGAGGGACCGCAGGTTGGCCGCGGAGCGCGCGCTGGAGGCGACGGAGGCGGCGCACCGCACCGCGACGCTCAACCTGGGGCGCCAGAAGCGGCTGGCGGAAGGCGGCCTCACCGCCACGCGTGCCCTGGAGCTGGCGGAGCTGGAGGAGGTGCGCGCGGGCACCGAGGTGGCACGGGCTCAGGTGGCGCTGAGCGCCGCTCGCAGCGAGGAGGCCGCGCTGCGCGCCGACCAGGGCCGGGTGGGCAACGACGTGGGCGCCTCCGTGGCGGACGCTCGTGCCTCGCGCTCCTCGGCGCTCGCCGAGATTGCGTCCGTGCAGGCGGAGCTGGCCCGCATGGAGGTGCGTCTGGCGCGCCAGCGCACCCAGGAGGTGCGGGCCCCCATGGATGCCACCGTCTTGCGGCTGGTGGGCGGCCTGACCGGGATGATGCTCAAGGCGGGAGACCCGCTGGTGGTGCTCGTCCCGGACACTGAGTCGCGCGCGGTGGAGCTGTGGATGGAGGGCAACGACGTGCCGCTGCTGGCGGAGGACCGGACCGTGCGGCTCCAGTTCGAGGGGTGGCCCGCGGTGCAGTTCAGCGGCTGGCCGTCCGTCGCGGTGGGCACCTTCGGCGGCAAGGTGGCGCTCATCGACTCCACCGATGACGGCAAGGGGAAGTTCCGCATCCTGGTGGTCCCGGAAGAGGGGAGCGACCCGTGGCCCTCCGGGACGTATCTGCGCCAGGGCGTCCGCGTCAACGGCTGGGTGTTCCTCAACCAGGTGACGGTGGGCTTCGAGCTGTGGCGCCGCTTCAACGGCTTCCCGCCGGTGGTGGGGACCTCGGAGCCGACACAAGGGGAGAAGGAGGACAAGGGATGA
- a CDS encoding peptidase domain-containing ABC transporter — protein MSHSMTEPQGAGALLERDGNEAATPRDPEPNPTRAEGFSLEALLPVLEALGAPVGVAVDAQSVQRWTRGECAAAERVWSKRMASACDAVGLRAVIQRSSVREMMTGEVPLPAAVLGAEGWCLVTARRPGQVQVQAQGMSHPDWVGGPALMAMTGASTQAQPLDWTLAVPAAPLDGIGGGGHGGGGHGDHPTPMQRLRSLLWLERDDLKVVLVYAVAAGLLSLATPVAVQALVSTVTFGTLLQPLVVLSILVMAALAFAATLRALNTHVVEVIQQRMFVRAALDASHRIPRVQQEMFDRNYGPELVNRFFDVLTLQKTLSVFLLEGISLVLQALIGMVVLAFYHPVLLAFDVLLIAATAFIILVLGQRGTETAIDESKAKYEVAAWLEELARHPLAFRSRDGAAHAEEQADMLARRYLGARRRHFSVVFRQVVGSLGLQVVASALLLGLGGWLVIQRQLTLGQLVAAELIVTAVLASFVKFGKHVEAFYDLQAALDKLGYLVDLPLEEEGPHREPLPEGRDGLPVRIDGMAFSHGEGRAALTGLNLELAPGEKVALLAPSGGGKSALADLLFGLREPSEGRLAVGGVDTRRVSLGALRSQVALVRGVEVLEGSVLDNVRSGRSAVSPSEARQALEAVGLLEAVLSLPRGLDTPLGPSGSPLSSGQVRRLMVARALAGAPRLIILDEVLEGLSELGRQEVMDALLAPGAKWTLVVLASEEDAAVRRIGRRHTLAELMAGPSPEEG, from the coding sequence ATGTCGCATTCGATGACGGAGCCCCAGGGGGCAGGTGCCCTGCTGGAGCGCGATGGGAACGAGGCGGCGACGCCCCGGGACCCGGAACCGAACCCGACGCGGGCTGAAGGCTTCTCTTTGGAGGCGCTGCTGCCGGTGTTGGAGGCGCTGGGCGCGCCCGTGGGCGTCGCCGTGGACGCGCAGTCCGTGCAGCGGTGGACGCGCGGCGAGTGCGCGGCGGCCGAACGGGTCTGGTCCAAGCGCATGGCGTCCGCCTGCGACGCGGTGGGCCTGCGCGCGGTGATTCAGCGCTCGTCCGTGCGCGAGATGATGACCGGGGAGGTGCCCCTGCCGGCGGCGGTGCTCGGGGCGGAGGGCTGGTGCCTCGTCACCGCGCGGCGGCCCGGACAGGTGCAGGTCCAGGCGCAGGGCATGTCGCACCCGGACTGGGTGGGAGGGCCCGCGCTGATGGCCATGACGGGCGCGTCGACCCAGGCCCAGCCGCTGGACTGGACGTTGGCGGTGCCCGCGGCGCCGTTGGATGGGATTGGTGGCGGCGGCCACGGCGGCGGCGGCCACGGGGACCACCCCACGCCCATGCAGCGGCTGCGTTCGCTGCTCTGGCTGGAGCGGGACGACTTGAAGGTGGTGCTCGTCTACGCGGTGGCCGCGGGCCTGTTGTCGCTCGCCACGCCCGTCGCCGTGCAGGCGCTGGTGAGCACGGTGACGTTCGGCACCCTGCTGCAGCCCCTGGTGGTGTTGTCCATCCTCGTCATGGCGGCGCTGGCCTTCGCCGCGACGTTGCGGGCGCTCAACACCCATGTCGTGGAGGTCATCCAACAGCGCATGTTCGTGCGCGCCGCGCTGGATGCCTCGCACCGCATCCCCCGGGTGCAGCAGGAGATGTTTGACCGCAACTATGGCCCGGAGCTGGTCAACCGTTTCTTCGACGTGCTCACCCTCCAGAAGACGCTGTCGGTGTTCCTCCTGGAGGGCATCAGCCTCGTGCTCCAGGCGCTCATCGGGATGGTGGTGCTGGCCTTCTACCACCCGGTGCTGCTGGCCTTCGACGTGCTGCTGATCGCGGCCACCGCCTTCATCATCCTCGTGCTCGGCCAGCGCGGCACGGAGACGGCCATCGACGAGTCGAAGGCGAAGTACGAGGTTGCCGCCTGGCTGGAGGAGCTGGCGCGGCACCCGCTCGCCTTCCGCTCACGCGACGGAGCGGCGCACGCGGAGGAGCAGGCGGACATGTTGGCGCGCCGCTATCTGGGCGCGCGGCGGCGGCACTTCAGCGTCGTCTTCCGGCAGGTGGTGGGCTCGTTGGGGCTGCAGGTCGTGGCCAGCGCGCTGTTGCTGGGTTTGGGCGGCTGGCTCGTCATCCAGCGGCAGCTCACCCTGGGCCAGCTCGTCGCGGCCGAGCTCATCGTCACCGCGGTGCTGGCTTCATTCGTCAAGTTCGGCAAGCACGTGGAGGCCTTCTATGACCTGCAGGCCGCCCTGGACAAGCTGGGCTACCTGGTCGACTTGCCGTTGGAAGAGGAGGGGCCCCACCGGGAGCCGTTGCCGGAGGGCCGGGACGGGCTGCCGGTGCGCATCGACGGCATGGCCTTCTCGCACGGCGAGGGGCGGGCGGCGCTGACGGGCTTGAACCTGGAGCTGGCGCCTGGGGAGAAGGTGGCGCTCCTCGCGCCCAGCGGAGGTGGCAAGAGCGCCTTGGCGGACCTGTTGTTCGGCCTTCGCGAGCCCTCCGAGGGGCGGCTGGCGGTGGGTGGGGTGGACACGCGACGCGTCTCGCTGGGCGCGCTGCGCTCGCAGGTGGCGTTGGTGCGGGGCGTGGAGGTGTTGGAGGGCTCGGTGCTGGACAACGTGCGCTCCGGGCGCTCCGCGGTGAGCCCGAGCGAGGCGCGGCAGGCGCTGGAGGCGGTGGGGTTGCTGGAGGCCGTGTTGTCGCTGCCGCGCGGGCTGGACACGCCGCTGGGCCCCAGCGGGTCGCCGCTGTCGAGCGGCCAGGTGCGGCGGCTGATGGTGGCGCGCGCGCTGGCGGGCGCTCCCCGGCTCATCATCCTGGATGAGGTGTTGGAAGGCCTGAGCGAGCTCGGGCGCCAGGAGGTCATGGACGCGCTGCTGGCGCCGGGCGCGAAGTGGACGCTGGTGGTGCTGGCCAGTGAAGAAGACGCGGCCGTGCGGCGCATCGGTCGGCGCCACACGCTGGCGGAGTTGATGGCGGGCCCGAGCCCGGAGGAGGGCTGA